The following are from one region of the Arachis duranensis cultivar V14167 chromosome 10, aradu.V14167.gnm2.J7QH, whole genome shotgun sequence genome:
- the LOC127742815 gene encoding protein MAIN-LIKE 1-like, with product MRLDDRYVPYLQMAGLYHLARLNDRWFRLDEALVSAFVERWRPETHTFHMPFGECTITLQDVAYQLGLPVDGRYVSGCLSEFQIYIQGGRPAWVWFQELLGVIPPPSQVQKYAVNCSWFQETFGECLEGADEETVRRYARAYIMMLLGTQLFADKSGNRIHIRWLLYVARLEEMGTYSWGSAALAWLYRCMC from the coding sequence ATGCGACTCGATGACAGATACGTtccgtacttgcagatggccGGTCTATACCATCTTGCAAGGCTGAACGACAGATGGTTCCGGTTAGACGAGGCCCTTGTCAGTGCATTCGTGGAGCGATGGCGTCCGGAAACGCACACGTTTCACATGCCGTTCGGAGAGTGCACGATCACACTCCAGGACGTGGCATACCAGCTGGGTTTGCCAGTGGACGGTCGTTACGTGAGCGGGTGCCTATCAGAGTTCCAAATATACATCCAGGGTGGCCGTCCAGCCTGGGTCTGGTTCCAGGAGTTGCTCGGAGTGATACCTCCTCCTAGCCAGGTTCAGAAGTACGCAGTGAACTGCAGCTGGTTTCAGGAGACTTTTGGTGAGTGCCTTGAGGGGGCAGATGAGGAGACTGTGCGCCGATATGCCCGTGCGTACATCATGATGTTGTTGGGCACGCAGCTGTTTGCGGACAAGTCCGGGAACCGCATTCACATTAGATGGCTTCTGTACGTAGCTAGGCTGGAGGAGATGGGTACCTACAGCTGGGGTTCTGCAGCACTGGCATGGTTGTACCGGTGCATGTGCTGA
- the LOC107469154 gene encoding 60S acidic ribosomal protein P3 → MGVFTFVLRKSGGEWTAKQHNGDIEESSSDTFEIQRKLVKAVCAVDSSGAVQSSFSTVTPSSAVFQVVVGGAVFVGGGAAAAAAPAGGAAPAAEAAPAAAKKEEKVEEEDDEDFGMSLFD, encoded by the exons ATGGGAGTTTTCACTTTCGTGCTTCGCAAATCCGGCGGAGAATGGACGGCGAAGCAGCATAACGGCGACATCGAGGAATCGTCTTCCGACACCTTCGAAATCCAACGGAAGCTCGTTAAGGCCGTCTGCGCAGTCGATTCATCTGGCGCCGTTCAATCCTCTTTCTCCACAGTTACCCCTTCCTCCGCCGTTTTCCAG GTGGTTGTGGGTGGTGCGGTGTTTGTTGGAGGTGGTGCAGCGGCTGCAGCTGCTCCCGCAGGAGGAGCTGCCCCAGCTGCTGAGGCCGCCCCGGCTGCAGcgaagaaggaagagaaggtTGAGGAAGAAGACGATGAAGATTTTGGAATGTCACTTTTTGATTAG